Proteins co-encoded in one Equus przewalskii isolate Varuska chromosome 27, EquPr2, whole genome shotgun sequence genomic window:
- the KRTAP11-1 gene encoding keratin-associated protein 11-1, with protein sequence MSYNCSTRHCSSRPIGGRCTVPVAQVSVPSTHDTDCLSGIYLPSSFQTGSWLLDHCQETCCEPPVCQPSCYQQTSCVSRPGQVTCSRQTTCVSNPCSTTCRQPLTFISSGCQPLGSISTVCQPVGGVSTVCQPACGVSRTYQQSCVSSCRRIC encoded by the coding sequence ATGTCCTACAACTGCTCCACAAGGCACTGCTCTTCCAGGCCAATTGGAGGACGATGCACAGTCCCAGTGGCCCAAGTTTCCGTACCTTCTACCCATGATACCGACTGCCTGAGTGGCATCTACTTGCCCAGTTCCTTCCAaactggctcctggctcctggacCACTGTCAGGAGACTTGTTGTGAGCCCCCTGTTTGCCAGCCAAGCTGTTACCAGCAAACGTCCTGCGTCTCTAGACCGGGCCAGGTGACCTGCTCTCGACAAACGACCTGTGTCTCTAATCCTTGCTCAACTACCTGCAGGCAGCCACTTACTTTCATCTCTAGTGGCTGTCAGCCTCTGGGCAGCATCTCTACTGTGTGCCAACCAGTGGGAGGAGTCTCCACTGTCTGCCAACCAGCCTGCGGGGTCTCCAGGACGTACCAGCAGTCCTGCGTGTCCAGCTGCCGAAGAATTTGCTAG